A window of Pseudophryne corroboree isolate aPseCor3 chromosome 1, aPseCor3.hap2, whole genome shotgun sequence genomic DNA:
cgcacagctgcagtgctgtgcgctaccttggtgaagactgaagtcttctgccgccgattttccggaccatcttcatgcttctggctctgtaagggggacagcggcgcggctccgggaacgaacaccatggacgggtcctgcggtcgatccctctggagctaatggtgtccagtagcctaagaagcccaagctagctgcaagcaggtaggttcgcttcttctccccttagtccctcgttgcagtgagcctgttgccagcaggtctcactgtaaaataaaaaacctaaaatatactttctttctaggagctcaggagagcccctagtgtgcctccagctcgagccgggcacaggattctggaggagggtcatagtgggaggagccagtgcacaccaggtagtcctaaatcttaggTAGTTCCTAGTCTCCACCCTGAAGCCCAGAGATCTCACGTGCCATCTCAAATAATAGCGATAATTTATAAAGCTGGGTATGCCATCACACTCATGGTTTGCACATAGCGATTTCTAGTCTTTTTGTAGAAGCACAGTAGCAAAAAACACTCACTGCATAAACACTGCCACTGCATgtacctctcaatcagacccaataTGAATTAAATAGAAATAGCTATTTATTTGGATAATGTTTCACACCTaagatgtacagtgcatccggaaagtattcacagcgcttcacttttttccacattttgttatgttacagccttattacaaaacggaataaattaattttttccctcacaattgtacacacaatacctcataatgacaaagttaaaaaagtttttttttagatttttgcaaatttataaaaaataaaaactgtaagaaattacatgtacataagtattcacagccattgccatgaagctcaaaattgagctcaggtgcatcctgtttccgctGAACAAGCCTAAAGAggtagttttatgggtgtgttaTAGGACTGTAATGGGTGTGTTTCGGCATgcggcgctgtgaatactttcgggATGCACTGTAACATGTATAGCTTACCACTCTATTCTAAACACCATTTTTACCTCTGGTGCTTGAACATAAGAGGAGGGGGACCTGCAGGTGCATCAGGTGACATCCTCCTTTGCACAGTGTGAGAGGTCACAGTCTGTGCACTGAGCACTGTCACATTACATACGATTTGGAAGAGGAGAATTTGCCTCTCAGCAGCGCCAAGGGTAAGTGGGCGGGGGTGATTCTGATAGGTATATACGGCATTGAAAGGGTCCAAGAGCTATTTGAGGGGTCTGAGGGGCATTTAAAGGGTACACAGAATGTCCGAGGGGCAAAATATCTAAAGAGAAACAGTGGTGGTGTTGCCTATAACAACTAACCACATTCTAGCAATCATTTATCTAtagtacattctagaaaatgatagctacAATCTGGTTGCTATTGTCAACACATTTACTGgttctctttagaaggtttcaTAAACCTGTGAGCACGTGAAGCACATACACTTCTGGGCGATGGAGGCAGTGTCGCAAATATGTGTCTCCGCCTAGATTCATATTTTTGACTACCAGCAATAAAGACACTctaaggggtcgattctattcggcaactaatgaatagcgccgggaattagctcccgacgctattcaattcagcaactagttacgtcggcgatggcccgttctcgccgacaaaacaggtagttttgtcgggagaacgggcattctctgacttaagtccCCGGcgagaggctgattcccgacagaatcagcctcgcgccggccgcgaggcagcacttttgtcgggtttctcttctcatcccccggggatgagagaagaattcccgacaattgcaggtaactagttgctgaattgaatagcgtcgggagctaattcccggcgctattcattagttgccgaatagaatcgacccctaagaAGGGTATCCTATTAGACGCAGTAATCAATCTGGGGATATCAATCTGCGACAGCATGGCAtcgcttacacccccccccccccccccctctgtcactGCCAACATCAgcaagtgtatatgcacttgcTAATGTCGGCACCCCTGTGGATCCCATCACTAGCGAGCTCGCCGACCATCAGAATGTCGGCAGCTGCTCCgcatctattcccactcgtgaatccccatgacacccatagggtgggaatagaaccttaaTTGCGCTTGTCCCCATTCTGGCAGTTGGGATCgcagcgtctgtattctgaccgccaggatcccgaacgtCGGGATCCCATATCCAACCCGTTTAGTGTGTACCCGGAATAAGACTGATGTGTGGTAAAGTGAATCAGATGGCCTGGCACTTTTATGTATTGTAATGTATACGGGTCATTTTTGGAGCGAATGTTATTAGACTGTCAGCAGCTTTTAATTAGATGAATGATACTGATTAATCCATTTCTCCAAATACACATGCACTTTGTTTCAGATGCTTTAGTCTATTTCACTCATTGATCGTTATTTGTAGAAATGTTATTCTCAAGCAGAATAGAATGGTGCAGTTCATTGTttaatacagggtcggactggcccacaggggcacaggggaaaccactgcctgagggcccaaccCCTTCCTCTAGGGCTCAGGTTCCAGACTATacatttgaattatacatatgttaccttatgctgcaaaggactatgatgtattctctacagtgcattgctgttataaatctggtacattatcatgaatgcactagcagtatttagatatttatcaagggccccagaccatgtactctctaatggttagccaagcctctgaggtggctggccacgcccctaaGCCTGGGCCCCtgttactgcattcccccggtgggcccttcatgtcccagtctgacactggtttaATACAACCAGATTCTGTGTATAGACCATGTCCTATTAGGAAGTATACATATGCAATATGTGAAAAATAGCTGTCTGGATTCTCTGTATTTTTTCTTTTACAAACACCCCCTAGAAAAAAAGCTTTTAGGGAGAAAAGCTACAAATTGGTCCTCATACAGTTAGCATTTTTGTGCCACATTGTGCAAGCTTCCTGGCAGGGTATGCCATGGGTATGATTTATGTAATTTTGTACTTTTTCCTGAATTTTGTGCCATATTCACTTCATAGCCGCACACATTCGCctatagggcctgatttagagatagaCACAGTAGAATGGCTAATGCTGCAGAAGACATCTTGTGTATATAGACACCACCTGcatgcttctgtgatctgctgctgtgccCGAACACGAAGCATTGGATCACTCTGCGTGAACTTCATCATCTGAGTAACTATTAAGATTACTATggtgacaacacctcatcagtagggtaaaactaacctgtctcacaatGGTCTAAACCCAGCTTAAATTCCCTATTAGTGGGTAAACAATCCAGTACCTGACCAAttctgcatcacaattataagaagAGCCAACGTAAAGCGTTGTCGCTATGAACACGCATGTTTTAACGCAGCCGGGGCCAGTGGAGCTACTTCCAAGGACGCAGCCACTGGCCTCATCACACCCAGAATATGAAGCCGACATGTCCTTGTTTTCTGGGGCGCTGGCCCAGATCACCTCTTTCATGCCCTTAAACGGCCGCGGCATGTCAATCAgatctctgcacatgtgcagtacagatccAGCGCCTGATCTCAAAAAATCAGAGATGTACCCAAACCATAGGAACTGCGTAATTTGTCCCGTAGTgtcttaggagtctatttactaagcctgggatggagataaagtaccagccaatcactgtcaaatttatgagatcctttcataactggattgtgatctcagaaaaaacctctttaaaggttttttttctgagatcacaatccagttgtgaaaggatctcataaatttgataatTAAAACCTGTGTAGAAATTCCTTTTATATACTTCACTTTCTTCAATCATTTATTTGCTCTACCCGTATACCCATGCATAGGTAGtgccagaaataaaaaataattttatatctCTCATTAATTCTTTATCTTTCCGGGCTGACCatttgccttatgtcatgcctattgaaaaaccTATCTTAAATAAAAGTAATAAAACGTaagttttaatttattcatgaaacagaAACAAAAAAGAGTGCGTCACACATTAaccttctttagatataagcccactagtgCAGTGGTTTCTAAACCTTTTTgattcacggcgccctagaatatcagaatttttttcacggcacccctaggccaaaaatttcttattgagaaacttagaaagaaatattacattaagtagatcgcgttaatatatgtcatccttagggtcagttgtgtggtgagggacaagatttgcttctgtttgaccacatattttatgactggcagccaccagcactggttttgcctattatattgaccatgaataatttgaattggtcctggaccaccaacccagggcacccctgcaagtgtcccgaggcaccccagggagccacggcacacagtttgggaacctctgcactagtggTTTTTTCTAACCCCCTAATTAGTTactgcaatttgcttaatggcacGCCTACAACCAAATTTGCTAATCTTCGGTATTAACACCTCAGGATTATTCCCTTTATTGGTTGGTTCATTCATAGAAAATCATAatattatcatttgggcctgtgcatagtccctcagatttagtgggggggaattcaaatgtttgaaaagtcagttgggtgtctgtatttccctgtctattagataggaaaaaacacacacccaactgacttttcaaacaattgaatatcccccagtgtCTTTCCTGTAAACAAtcactgtctaactgccatgtcacaggctgggtttgaaaaatgacagtagtttggctggtactttatctccgtccactttatctccatctaaggtttATGGGCTCTACACTGCGCGattttagtgaaagatatgaacgatctcgttcataaatgaacgagattccgttcatatctttcagtgtggaggcaacagcgatgaacgatgcgcggccccgtgctcgttcatcgctggtgccctgtcgcctgtgcatgcaggccaatatggacgatctcgtccatatttgcctgcacttctatggagccgggtgacggtgggatccgccatcgggcagctcggcggcggatcggtgtgtgtgtgtgtgtagggcccataagtaaaTAGACCCACTTACTTAGGAGTAGTATTTTTGTTGCAAAGGAAGTGGTGTAAAGTTGCAAATTAAGCATAACAATGCGGGACGCAAGGAATGGCATGGGTCATATCAGACCCTTTTGCCTTTTTACCaatattagcaaatgagtcacattcAGAAGCTACATGAAATGCCACTGACAGTATTCCGGGTACCCTTGCATTGTACTTCTGTTGCACGGTGATGTGAATATTTTGAAAAGCTCTTGCCGTGAATAAGTAAAAAAAAGTCTGTGGCTCCTCAAACAAGGTTATTTGACGTGATTTGAGGATAGGTATGTGGCACATCTGTATGAAATAGCAATATAAACTCTGCATTACTCCAGAGGAATGAAACTATATCCGAAGGTAAAGTCACGTTCTCACTATGGCCTGCAAGATTTAGCAGACCTTCTTATGTCACTTCAAGTGAGAAAATACTTCATCACTTTCATGCTATACTATTCCTTGGAGGTTGTGTGATGCAGTATGGTGTGATCACATAGATCACAAGCTTCAGGCTTATGTTGtgggaaaaaaacaaaagaaacaaaACATTGCAATCAGACTATCCAGGTGCGGGATCAATAAGCAGAAACCATATTCATAGAATGAAAAACAGAATATAGTACATTGCTGGTCTCACCTGCATGCATATGGTCATAGTGTGCAACCTAACATCCCCTCCGCAGGAAACTGCTAAACAGTTTAATGTAGTATAGGGGAAAATTATCATTTTGCTAacaaaatgatatacagtatagtatatttGAGGCATGATCCCCAAGGTTCATAACATAACCAGCAtaaccattattttgcattatagAGTAGTTTTATCATTCCTAATGAGATTTTACATAATGGAGCTATATTAGCATACTGTATACTACCACCTCTTTCTATTCTTCTGCACCATTTGGACTGATTTATGTATGTTCCTTATGAGTTAACTATGGACATTGGTCTTGTGATAAATGATATCATCTTGTAAaaactctgctatatgcattgcctTTACAGAAAGTCCAATTTTGCTGTATCTTTGGCAGCTCTGACCTATAACCTCAGCCGAAGACCAAATTGGATGTCACTTGCAGAGGAGCACTCATAGGGGGAAAGTCAGTTGATTACGATGTTGCAAAGCGCTGGTATGAGTGCCCGGCTCTATTCAATCAGCAGTGCAGTAAGCCTGCAACTAGAGAATTTCTGCTCGCACACTCCTGAGGTGCCGTGTCTTTAGCCCAATAATCTGCATCTGCCAATTTAACTGCCTGGTGCGATgaggacaattgaatagctcctggcTCTCATTCCTGGTGCTATTAAATATCACACTGAATTGGATTACTCCCATAGTGCCCATATCGCTAACATACTATTTAGAGTTAATATTTCTAAACACGTAACTTGGATAAACTTGATTTGTGTGTTTATCTGAAACATGCGATCAGACCACAGACCAATCCAGGCCTCTGCAATATCAAAAATCGCTCACAGGAAACAAAACATTTTAATTGCAttggtaaaacaaaacaaaacagacaaCGTAGTAGTTAAGTGTAAGCACCATTTAGGGCATTAATAGTAAACTAAATTATGGATTTTTATTTTCCATTAAGTTTTTAAAAAGGAGGGAATGGATGCTGGTAGTATGCCCATTGTTATATGTAGAGGATCTTATGCTGTGATTGCACTGAGTTAGTACATTGCAGCCATAGAAACATCGCCCACGGTTTCCACCTCCacaatatttttacagcacaagtgTCTTGTGAAACAGTTGTCTGTGCTGTGAAACAGCTTCCCTTCTCAAAGTGGACTGTAATCTGACCTTGAAGTAAGTAAATTAGTGCTTTAGAAGTGAATTGCACACTGTTTCAGTTTCCTATTTTTTTGTATAGCCAAAGAAAGGAATGGCTGATGCTAGCAACAAACTATAATGGAAAGTTTGGCCATTTTTACCTTATTCTCAAATATTTTACAAATACAGGCAACCCCAGGATAAAAATGTGACCCAAAATGAAGAGATAAGGTGAAATGTCCAGTGAATGAACAGTTTATGAATGAATCAAAGCATAAAATGAGACACTTTTTATGATTGGCTGAGAAGTTTAAAGCTTGCTTCAGTGTATTCAAACTGGCTGCTTCACTCTATTATTTATTTAAGAGTAATTAAGTGATTGTTGAATCCTAATTGAATTTAATTTTTAACTTTgtcttatatattgtttttttttttctttagctacCTCCAACATGGAAGTGGATGTTAAGGGAGATAACAGGACTACCATTTCTTCTATACCTCTTACTAGTACAATAGAACGGAATTCTCCATTAAAAGTAGAAGCTGAGAAACCTCGCTGCTCTAGCACGCCATGCTCCCCGATCCGTAGGACTGTGTCAGGTTATCAGATACTCCACATGGATTCAAATTATTTGGTTGGATTTACCACAGGGGAGGAGCTTCTAAAACTGGCTCACAAGTGCGCAGCAACAGAAGAGAATTCTGGTGAGGCCTTAGCGACATTCCGCTCCAAGCCACATGACACCGGACTTTCCCGCTCCTCTCGGATATACAAAGCTAAAGGTCGACACTATCAGCCATATGAAATTCCAGCGATTAACGGAAGGAGACGAAGGCGAATGCCAAGCTCAGGTGATAAGTGCAATAAAGTTATTCCTTATGAGTCTTACAAGGCTGTTCATGGCCCCTTGCCTCTTTGCCTTCTTAAGGGTAAGAGAATACAATCAAAGTCCTTGGACTACCTCAACTTAGACAAGATGAACATCAAGGAAAGCGCAGACACGGAGGTCTTGCAGTACCAACTTCAGCATCTTACTCTGAGGGGTGACCGTGTCTTTGCAAGAAATAATACCTGAAAAGGAAGAGCTCTGATTTCTTTAGCACCTGTCTTGTTGCACATACGAAAACCACTTTAAGAAACAGAAGCTGTGCTACACATAATGGTTGAGTTGTTTAAGTAGCATTTAGGAATGTACAACCCAAGTCAATTGAAATCGAGCAGCTTGCTGAAGCTATAGCACTTGGTGTAAAAGTTTTGGTTCAGGTGCAGCAATTTTCAAGCCATTTCTACCTTGAAGTAGCAAGACTTTTTCAGTATGGGATGACAATGAATTAGAatgagatagttatctaatttttgAATGATATAAGATAAACTTCGTACTACATTTGACGGGAATGATACACCAGAGGATTTTACTGATTTTCcgctctacagtatgttatcgatgAAAAGTTTAGGCTAATTAATCACTAAAATGTATGATACCTGTTTGTGGATAAGTATGATTTAGAACCTGAAATATTCATGAGTATTTGTTTTATTGTTTACTTGCTGAATGTCTTAAAATGAATACATAGTAGTTTTAATATATAGGTGGGGGAATACTTACAAAATAGTAATGCCCTTTCTCACTGCTCATTCGTTCTACAGAGTCATACCCACTGCTGAGTTTCGTAGGGGTTGGCTTATAC
This region includes:
- the MACIR gene encoding macrophage immunometabolism regulator, giving the protein MEVDVKGDNRTTISSIPLTSTIERNSPLKVEAEKPRCSSTPCSPIRRTVSGYQILHMDSNYLVGFTTGEELLKLAHKCAATEENSGEALATFRSKPHDTGLSRSSRIYKAKGRHYQPYEIPAINGRRRRRMPSSGDKCNKVIPYESYKAVHGPLPLCLLKGKRIQSKSLDYLNLDKMNIKESADTEVLQYQLQHLTLRGDRVFARNNT